The following are encoded in a window of Novosphingobium sp. THN1 genomic DNA:
- the paaB gene encoding 1,2-phenylacetyl-CoA epoxidase subunit PaaB — protein MYDWPLWEVFIRARGGLDHRHAGSVHAPDAHMALRHARDTYTRRLEGVSIWVVRSSDIVASDPAQDGAMFEPAASKIYRHPTFYVLPEAVDHM, from the coding sequence ATGTACGATTGGCCGCTCTGGGAAGTTTTCATTCGTGCCCGCGGTGGGCTTGACCATCGCCACGCGGGATCAGTACACGCGCCTGATGCGCACATGGCGCTGCGCCATGCACGCGACACCTATACCCGCAGGCTCGAAGGGGTGAGCATCTGGGTCGTGCGTTCCAGCGATATCGTCGCCTCCGATCCGGCGCAGGACGGTGCGATGTTCGAACCCGCCGCCAGCAAGATCTACCGCCACCCGACATTCTACGTGCTTCCTGAAGCCGTGGACCATATGTGA
- the paaA gene encoding 1,2-phenylacetyl-CoA epoxidase subunit PaaA produces MYTTELGKVSPLQDGAQEDPERLAAFEARVAADEFVEPKDWMPQAYRRTLVRQISQHAHSEIVGMLPEGNWLTRAPSLQRKAILLAKIQDEGGHGLYLYCAAETLGTSREEMIDALHSGRAKYSTIFNYPTLNWADIGAIGWLVDGAAIMNQVPLQRTSYGPYARAMVRICKEESFHQRQGYDLLLALAKGTAAQKAMSQDALNRWWWPALMMFGPPDENSPNSAQSIRWRIKRETNDQLRQKFVDATVPQAELLGLTIPDPDLNWNEQRGHYDFGAIEWDEFYAVVRGEGPTAKERITARRDAWANGAWVREAAAAFEAKRAARVAA; encoded by the coding sequence ATGTACACGACTGAACTTGGCAAGGTTTCGCCGCTTCAGGACGGCGCGCAGGAAGATCCTGAGCGCCTCGCTGCGTTCGAGGCGCGCGTTGCCGCCGATGAATTCGTTGAGCCGAAAGACTGGATGCCCCAGGCCTATCGCCGCACCCTGGTGCGCCAGATCTCGCAGCACGCACATAGCGAGATTGTGGGAATGCTCCCCGAAGGCAACTGGCTGACCCGTGCGCCGAGCCTGCAGCGCAAGGCGATCCTGCTGGCAAAGATTCAGGACGAAGGCGGCCACGGCTTGTACCTCTACTGCGCGGCCGAAACGCTTGGCACCAGCCGCGAGGAAATGATCGACGCACTGCATTCGGGGCGCGCCAAGTATTCAACCATCTTCAACTATCCGACACTTAACTGGGCGGATATTGGCGCGATCGGCTGGCTGGTCGATGGCGCGGCGATCATGAATCAGGTGCCGCTGCAGCGCACCTCCTATGGCCCTTATGCCCGCGCGATGGTGCGGATATGCAAGGAGGAAAGCTTCCACCAGCGTCAGGGCTATGACCTGTTGCTGGCACTGGCGAAAGGCACGGCGGCGCAAAAGGCGATGTCGCAGGATGCGCTCAATCGCTGGTGGTGGCCAGCCTTGATGATGTTTGGTCCGCCGGATGAAAACTCGCCCAACAGCGCCCAGTCGATCCGCTGGCGAATCAAGCGTGAGACCAACGACCAACTGCGCCAGAAGTTTGTCGATGCGACGGTCCCGCAGGCCGAATTGCTCGGCCTCACTATCCCTGATCCTGATCTCAACTGGAACGAGCAGCGCGGCCACTACGACTTTGGCGCGATCGAATGGGACGAGTTCTACGCCGTCGTGCGCGGCGAAGGGCCGACCGCCAAGGAACGCATCACTGCGCGCCGCGACGCTTGGGCCAATGGCGCCTGGGTGCGTGAGGCTGCTGCCGCATTCGAGGCAAAGCGGGCCGCGCGTGTCGCCGCCTGA
- the paaG gene encoding 2-(1,2-epoxy-1,2-dihydrophenyl)acetyl-CoA isomerase PaaG, with protein sequence MEFETIALAIEGGVARITLNRPDRLNSFTVQMHEELSAALDWIDGDKSVRCLLLNGAGRGFCAGQDLSDPAVAPGGEAVDLGIAVERHYSPLVRRLATMELPVICAVNGVAAGAGANIAFACDIVIAARSAKFIQSFANIGLIPDSGGTWVLPRLAGQARALGLALTGDPLPAERAEAWGMIWKCVDDEALMDEAGTLAARFAQGATRGLAATKQALRSSFGRSLGEALDLERDLMRELGQSVDYQEGVAAFTEKRRPVFAGR encoded by the coding sequence ATGGAATTCGAGACCATCGCGCTGGCGATCGAAGGAGGCGTGGCACGCATCACGCTGAACCGTCCGGACCGGCTCAACAGCTTTACGGTCCAGATGCATGAGGAACTGAGCGCAGCGCTCGACTGGATCGATGGCGACAAATCAGTGCGCTGCCTGCTGCTCAACGGAGCCGGGCGCGGGTTTTGCGCAGGCCAGGACTTGTCAGATCCGGCAGTGGCGCCGGGCGGCGAGGCGGTCGATCTCGGTATCGCGGTAGAACGCCATTACTCCCCACTGGTGCGCCGTCTTGCGACGATGGAATTGCCGGTGATCTGCGCGGTCAACGGCGTGGCAGCCGGTGCCGGCGCGAATATCGCCTTCGCCTGCGACATCGTGATTGCTGCGCGCAGTGCGAAGTTCATCCAGTCGTTCGCCAATATCGGTCTGATCCCGGATTCAGGCGGCACTTGGGTGCTGCCCCGCCTTGCCGGACAGGCGCGGGCCCTAGGCTTGGCCCTCACCGGCGATCCCCTCCCCGCCGAGCGCGCAGAGGCTTGGGGCATGATCTGGAAATGCGTCGATGATGAAGCGCTGATGGACGAGGCGGGCACGCTGGCCGCGCGCTTTGCCCAAGGGGCGACCCGCGGCCTCGCTGCCACAAAGCAGGCGCTGCGCAGTTCGTTTGGGCGTTCGCTCGGCGAGGCGCTCGATCTCGAGCGCGACCTGATGCGCGAGCTTGGCCAAAGCGTCGACTATCAGGAAGGCGTCGCCGCCTTCACCGAAAAGCGCCGCCCGGTTTTCGCCGGCCGCTGA
- the paaZ gene encoding phenylacetic acid degradation bifunctional protein PaaZ, whose amino-acid sequence MTTRLQNYFADRWVDGTGAGQPVRSALDGQAVALAGSEGIDFAAMLDHARSIGSPALRAMNFHQRAGIIKALGQAIIERKEELYALSAQTGATRADSWIDIEGGAGTLFTTASKGRRELPDDVIIVDGDLEAIGKTGSFAGQHIYTSLQGAALHINAFNFPVWGMLEKLGPALMAGMAVIVKPATATAPLAEHAVRIMIEAGVLPAGALQLVVGAIGDIFDHLTCQDVVSFTGSAETAIKLQSHPVMARNAVRFVAERDSLNASILAPDAAVGSPEFDLFVKEVVKEMTVKAGQKCTAIRRAFVPRALLDAAQAALTERLSGVIVGDPAREGVHMGALVSLAQREDVRAKARALAQECDLVFGAIDDVEALGDAQNGAFQSPLLFRHDRPWEAQAVHDVEAFGPVCTLMPYDTEQDAIALANRGLGSLALSVFTHDAEMVRRFVLGAGAFHGRMVFVDRDSARESTGHGSPLPMLIHGGPGRAGGGEELGGVRNVKHYMQRSAVQGHPRVLSALIRQWLPGAPQPVGADHPFRKRLGELELGYTLHTASRTITLEDIEHFAAYTGDNFYAHMDEVAAAASPIFGGRVAHGYLILSFAAGLFVDPAPGPVLANFGLEHLRFIKPVKPGTSIKVALTAKAKSLRTPTMGEMRWAVAVTNGDDELVATYDLLTMNAV is encoded by the coding sequence ATGACCACACGACTGCAGAACTACTTCGCTGACCGGTGGGTCGATGGCACCGGCGCCGGTCAGCCCGTGCGCTCAGCGCTCGACGGGCAAGCAGTAGCCCTTGCGGGCAGCGAGGGGATCGATTTTGCAGCCATGCTCGATCACGCCCGCAGTATCGGTAGCCCGGCGCTGCGCGCCATGAACTTTCACCAGCGCGCCGGGATCATTAAGGCGTTGGGGCAGGCAATCATCGAGCGCAAGGAAGAACTTTACGCTCTGTCCGCGCAGACTGGTGCCACCCGCGCCGATAGTTGGATCGACATCGAAGGCGGCGCGGGCACCCTCTTCACCACGGCCTCCAAGGGGCGGCGCGAGCTGCCGGATGATGTCATCATCGTCGATGGCGATTTGGAAGCGATCGGCAAGACCGGAAGCTTTGCCGGGCAGCACATCTACACCTCGCTGCAGGGTGCGGCGCTACACATCAATGCTTTCAACTTCCCCGTTTGGGGAATGCTCGAAAAGCTGGGACCGGCTCTGATGGCAGGCATGGCGGTGATCGTGAAGCCCGCCACGGCCACCGCGCCGCTGGCAGAGCACGCGGTGCGGATCATGATCGAGGCAGGTGTGCTGCCTGCGGGCGCATTGCAGCTGGTTGTCGGCGCTATCGGTGACATTTTCGATCACTTGACATGTCAAGACGTGGTCTCGTTCACCGGTTCTGCGGAGACGGCGATCAAGCTGCAGAGTCACCCCGTTATGGCGCGCAATGCGGTGCGGTTTGTGGCGGAGCGGGATTCGCTCAACGCCTCGATCCTTGCTCCGGACGCTGCCGTGGGTAGCCCGGAATTCGACCTCTTCGTCAAGGAAGTGGTCAAGGAAATGACCGTCAAGGCCGGGCAGAAATGCACCGCGATTCGGCGCGCCTTCGTGCCGCGCGCGCTGCTGGATGCCGCGCAGGCTGCACTGACCGAACGCCTTTCCGGCGTGATCGTGGGTGATCCGGCGCGCGAAGGCGTGCACATGGGTGCACTCGTCAGCCTGGCCCAGCGCGAGGACGTGCGCGCAAAGGCCCGCGCCCTGGCGCAGGAATGCGATCTGGTGTTCGGCGCAATCGACGACGTCGAGGCGCTCGGCGACGCACAAAATGGCGCGTTCCAGTCTCCCTTGCTGTTCCGGCATGACCGGCCGTGGGAGGCGCAGGCCGTCCACGATGTCGAGGCCTTCGGCCCGGTCTGTACGCTGATGCCCTATGATACCGAGCAAGACGCGATCGCGCTCGCTAATCGCGGGCTTGGCTCGCTGGCGCTATCGGTATTCACCCACGATGCCGAAATGGTGCGCCGCTTCGTGCTTGGTGCTGGTGCCTTCCACGGCCGTATGGTGTTCGTGGACCGCGACAGCGCGCGGGAATCGACCGGTCACGGCTCGCCCCTGCCGATGCTGATCCACGGCGGCCCCGGCCGGGCTGGCGGCGGCGAGGAACTGGGCGGGGTGCGTAACGTGAAGCACTATATGCAGCGCAGCGCCGTGCAGGGCCATCCGCGCGTGCTTTCCGCACTGATCCGGCAATGGCTGCCCGGCGCACCGCAGCCGGTCGGCGCTGATCACCCCTTCCGCAAGCGACTGGGCGAACTGGAACTGGGCTACACCCTGCACACCGCCTCGCGCACGATCACGCTGGAGGATATCGAGCATTTCGCCGCCTATACCGGCGACAACTTCTACGCCCACATGGACGAGGTGGCCGCCGCCGCCAGCCCGATCTTCGGCGGGCGCGTAGCCCATGGCTACCTGATCCTGTCGTTCGCGGCCGGGCTGTTCGTCGATCCCGCGCCAGGTCCGGTGCTCGCCAATTTCGGACTGGAGCACCTGCGCTTCATCAAGCCGGTGAAACCGGGCACCAGCATCAAGGTGGCCCTTACCGCCAAGGCCAAGTCGCTGCGCACGCCAACCATGGGCGAAATGCGCTGGGCGGTGGCAGTCACCAACGGCGATGACGAACTGGTCGCAACCTACGACCTTCTGACCATGAACGCCGTTTGA
- a CDS encoding EthD family reductase, with protein MTMTLMALYAQPADPEAFDRHYTEVHTPLVEKIPGLEALRVNKVRRKLMGDTELYQIAEMDFADKAAFGGAMSSAENQAAGADLAGFAKGIVTLLVVER; from the coding sequence ATGACAATGACCCTGATGGCGCTTTACGCCCAGCCCGCCGATCCCGAAGCCTTCGACCGTCACTACACCGAAGTGCACACGCCGTTGGTGGAGAAAATCCCCGGGCTTGAGGCCCTGCGCGTCAACAAGGTGCGCCGCAAACTGATGGGCGATACCGAACTCTACCAGATCGCTGAAATGGACTTTGCCGACAAGGCGGCCTTTGGCGGGGCCATGAGCTCGGCCGAAAACCAGGCTGCAGGCGCCGACCTTGCGGGCTTTGCCAAGGGCATCGTCACGCTGCTGGTAGTTGAACGCTAG
- a CDS encoding helix-turn-helix domain-containing protein — protein MLEVADASEHLDQSAVRQTHADLVGVPPLLCLTALRIDMAAEIREREDYTVKIIAVPVGYGSEAAFNRAFVRYCGESPGRWRARRAPDAAGPSVQLPAA, from the coding sequence GTGCTGGAAGTGGCTGACGCGTCAGAACACCTTGATCAATCCGCCGTGCGGCAAACGCATGCCGATCTGGTCGGCGTGCCGCCGCTGCTATGCCTGACCGCGCTGCGAATAGATATGGCGGCGGAAATACGCGAGCGCGAGGATTACACGGTCAAGATCATTGCTGTGCCGGTCGGCTATGGTTCCGAAGCAGCCTTCAACCGGGCCTTCGTGCGCTACTGCGGAGAAAGCCCGGGGCGCTGGCGGGCGCGCCGCGCCCCGGACGCGGCCGGACCTAGCGTTCAACTACCAGCAGCGTGA
- a CDS encoding TetR/AcrR family transcriptional regulator — MVGVRAKDHEDKKRLILDTASGLFARQGFAKTSISELSSACGASKAWIYHYFPTKEDILFTLLRDFLVEVRARLGAIDIEGLAPEVSLYKFILECLRIYDDYRINYPILFNEMTVLTGDQQKELRAIEDVPVKLLTAIVVKIRPDIAEAADFRTPITLLIYGTINWTYTWYNPDGKLKLEQLADLVRDFVLGGIQTVDVD; from the coding sequence ATGGTCGGAGTGCGCGCTAAGGATCATGAAGATAAGAAGCGCTTGATCCTTGATACTGCTTCGGGCCTCTTCGCAAGGCAGGGCTTTGCGAAAACCTCGATCTCTGAGCTTTCTTCAGCCTGTGGCGCCTCCAAGGCTTGGATCTATCATTATTTCCCGACCAAAGAAGACATTCTCTTCACACTGCTGCGGGACTTTCTGGTGGAGGTTCGAGCTCGCCTTGGAGCGATCGATATCGAGGGGCTCGCTCCTGAGGTCTCGCTGTACAAATTTATTCTCGAATGCTTGCGTATCTATGATGACTATCGCATAAACTACCCGATTTTGTTCAATGAAATGACAGTTTTGACCGGCGATCAGCAAAAAGAGTTGCGCGCGATTGAAGACGTGCCGGTTAAACTTCTGACGGCAATCGTCGTCAAGATCAGACCGGACATTGCCGAGGCTGCAGATTTTCGGACACCTATAACATTGCTCATCTACGGTACAATCAACTGGACCTACACTTGGTACAATCCAGACGGGAAGCTTAAGTTAGAGCAACTTGCCGATCTTGTACGTGATTTCGTGCTTGGCGGCATCCAAACCGTTGATGTCGATTGA
- a CDS encoding TonB-dependent receptor, with protein MIRRSIVCATLVTLMASSAPAAFAQNAPTAVDEAQADKAPGEIVVTARKITERLQDVPISISAVSADKIAERDNVRVSELAAAVPNVTFSGGPLATVTVRGVSSQSRYNPGFDSGIGIYIDGVVQGKSYTFDSPLFDVERVEFLRGPQGTLFGKNAIGGAISIVTRNPSFTPTGQFELGIGSFNRFEAQGFVSAPLSNTLAVSVGGFRVKRDGYVHNLLDNRRFGNDDSYGGRAKVLWKPSDVVKLVFSADYLNENNYGYVEEILAGYGGPTGRYESNVNTPTLALRKSKGISLTADIETGFGATLTSITAYRWAENQRTNDSDVGPLSIVVSESASKQTQFSQELRLSGKLGDRINYLIGAYLFRQDTDNFAQSTFGPDSRFAPLRGKVGDTFGEADTEAVAAFASIDWELVDKLTATVGIRYTDEAKRLNYQQNGFPIIGAPNLPQEFDRISATDVSPTFTLRYQPSRAIMVYGTASKGFKSGGWNVDNITSPRITTFKALRFGDESLWNYELGIKAQFLDNRITFNADVFRQDYSDIQTPQLTQVLGGGGAVVAIVTNAASARLQGVEAELTVRPTSILTVNGVLGYTDARYSRYTDGALNFSGNRLPGAPKWTGNLSATLRVPVSDDWSLGTRGEYLYRSRTFGDRENSAARTTPSYASINLSAGIYGKHFDLVGFVNNLADKQDVILISDGGFPAPLGVGLNTLVARQLGRTWGLRLAGRF; from the coding sequence ATGATTCGTCGATCGATTGTTTGTGCGACATTGGTCACTTTGATGGCCTCAAGTGCGCCTGCTGCGTTCGCGCAGAATGCACCAACAGCAGTGGATGAAGCGCAAGCCGACAAGGCGCCTGGTGAGATCGTGGTCACGGCCCGGAAGATCACTGAGCGCCTCCAGGACGTTCCGATCTCGATCTCAGCAGTCTCGGCCGACAAGATTGCGGAACGCGACAATGTTCGGGTCTCCGAATTGGCTGCTGCTGTTCCGAATGTGACATTTAGTGGTGGTCCGCTGGCCACTGTTACGGTGCGGGGCGTCTCTAGCCAGTCACGATACAATCCGGGCTTCGACAGCGGGATTGGGATCTACATCGACGGAGTGGTGCAGGGGAAAAGCTATACTTTTGACTCCCCACTCTTTGACGTCGAGCGGGTCGAATTCCTTCGCGGACCGCAAGGTACGCTCTTCGGCAAGAACGCTATCGGCGGCGCGATCAGTATCGTCACGCGCAACCCGAGCTTTACGCCGACCGGTCAATTCGAACTTGGAATCGGCAGCTTCAACCGTTTTGAAGCACAGGGTTTTGTTTCGGCGCCGCTTTCCAATACGCTTGCGGTAAGTGTCGGTGGATTTCGGGTCAAGCGGGATGGCTACGTTCATAACCTGCTCGACAATCGCCGCTTTGGAAACGACGATAGCTACGGCGGTCGTGCAAAGGTTCTCTGGAAACCCTCGGACGTGGTCAAGCTGGTGTTCTCGGCCGACTACCTGAACGAGAACAATTACGGCTACGTCGAAGAGATTTTGGCCGGTTACGGTGGGCCGACGGGACGCTACGAAAGCAATGTAAACACTCCGACGCTCGCTCTGCGCAAATCCAAGGGGATTTCGCTAACAGCTGACATCGAGACAGGCTTTGGCGCGACCCTGACGTCGATAACAGCTTATCGATGGGCCGAAAACCAGAGAACAAACGACTCCGACGTCGGGCCACTCTCGATCGTCGTAAGCGAGTCTGCGTCCAAACAGACGCAGTTTTCGCAAGAGTTGCGCTTGTCCGGCAAGCTGGGAGATAGAATCAACTATTTGATCGGCGCGTACCTATTCCGCCAGGATACCGATAACTTCGCACAAAGCACATTTGGTCCCGACAGTAGATTTGCGCCGCTCAGGGGGAAGGTCGGCGATACCTTTGGCGAGGCAGACACCGAAGCAGTGGCTGCTTTCGCAAGTATCGATTGGGAGCTTGTCGATAAGCTGACCGCGACTGTCGGCATTCGCTACACCGACGAAGCCAAGCGTCTCAATTACCAGCAGAATGGCTTCCCGATAATTGGCGCCCCGAACCTCCCACAGGAGTTCGACAGGATCAGCGCGACGGATGTCTCGCCCACGTTTACCCTGCGCTACCAGCCCTCACGTGCCATCATGGTATACGGCACGGCGTCGAAAGGCTTCAAGTCGGGCGGCTGGAACGTCGACAATATTACCTCGCCGCGCATTACGACTTTTAAAGCCTTGCGGTTTGGTGACGAGAGCCTCTGGAATTATGAACTGGGTATAAAGGCGCAGTTCCTCGATAACCGCATCACGTTTAACGCTGACGTCTTCCGTCAGGATTATTCTGACATTCAGACACCGCAGCTTACGCAGGTCCTCGGCGGTGGCGGGGCAGTCGTAGCTATCGTAACCAACGCCGCATCGGCCCGGTTGCAGGGGGTGGAAGCCGAACTGACCGTGCGGCCGACTAGCATTCTGACGGTGAACGGGGTCCTTGGCTACACCGACGCTAGATATAGCAGGTACACCGACGGGGCCCTCAACTTTTCCGGAAACCGGCTGCCCGGAGCGCCAAAGTGGACTGGCAACCTCTCGGCGACCTTGCGGGTTCCGGTTAGTGATGACTGGTCGCTGGGGACGAGAGGAGAATATCTCTATCGCTCGAGAACATTCGGCGATCGCGAGAACTCGGCGGCTCGTACAACGCCGTCATATGCTTCGATCAACCTCTCGGCTGGCATCTACGGAAAGCATTTCGACCTGGTTGGCTTTGTCAACAACCTCGCGGACAAACAGGACGTCATCCTGATCTCCGATGGGGGCTTTCCGGCTCCGCTGGGTGTCGGGCTGAACACGCTAGTTGCCAGGCAACTGGGGCGTACATGGGGTCTGCGGCTTGCTGGTCGTTTCTGA
- a CDS encoding AMP-binding protein has product MGIDLGGSLGSLIARACQRWHPRIALEWPEGALTYAELGDRISQFVAAFGSLGLARGGALAIMAPNLPETAIANAAAMVAAIRVTPVSLFMSDEDLAYILSDAEIDVVLVAQEQAERVELLVTNLGRSIQVATLGAAERGIDLVARADSFAPSPLEPVAQCGDIAVIGYTGGTTGRPKGVVHTHNSALATVLMAASEWEWPSPTNVVAVTPVSHAAGILCYPAWLKGGTFHLLPSFDPAGLADYARKHNVTATFLVPTMIYRLIDLAKETALDLGPLETIIYGGAPIAIPRLVEAIELFGPLFMQLYGQTEAPTCIAYLARGQHVLDRPDRLGSCGVPLASVDIQLIDANGAPVATGECGEICVRGAFVMQGYWRRESDTAEAIRDGWLRTGDVGRFDDDGYLSIVDRTKDMIITGGFNVYPNEIEQVIADVPGVLACGVVGIDDPYWGEAVTAFVVSTDPANPPDRAQITRVVRERRGVAAVPKRIEFIDALPMTPIGKIDKKVLRLWRPEAVESHS; this is encoded by the coding sequence ATGGGGATTGATTTAGGCGGGTCTCTGGGATCCCTGATCGCGAGAGCCTGTCAACGCTGGCATCCTCGTATTGCACTCGAGTGGCCAGAAGGTGCACTCACTTACGCGGAGCTGGGGGATCGCATTTCTCAGTTCGTCGCGGCCTTTGGCTCACTCGGGCTTGCCCGTGGCGGGGCTCTGGCAATCATGGCGCCAAACCTCCCCGAGACCGCTATTGCCAATGCTGCAGCAATGGTTGCTGCCATCCGTGTAACGCCGGTTTCGCTGTTCATGTCCGACGAGGATCTGGCTTATATTCTAAGCGATGCCGAAATTGATGTCGTACTGGTGGCGCAAGAGCAAGCCGAACGAGTGGAATTGCTGGTGACCAACCTGGGCCGCAGTATCCAGGTCGCGACTCTCGGTGCAGCCGAACGAGGTATCGATCTTGTGGCGCGGGCTGATTCATTCGCCCCGTCGCCGTTGGAGCCAGTTGCTCAATGTGGTGATATCGCGGTGATTGGTTACACTGGAGGGACCACTGGCCGGCCCAAAGGCGTCGTCCATACTCACAATTCGGCGTTGGCAACGGTTTTGATGGCTGCGAGTGAATGGGAATGGCCGAGCCCCACGAACGTCGTCGCTGTCACACCGGTGTCGCATGCAGCGGGAATACTATGTTACCCCGCGTGGCTGAAAGGCGGAACCTTTCACCTGCTACCATCATTCGATCCAGCGGGCTTGGCGGACTATGCGCGCAAGCACAACGTTACCGCTACGTTCCTCGTCCCCACGATGATCTACCGGCTAATCGACCTAGCAAAGGAAACTGCGCTCGATCTTGGACCGCTCGAAACGATCATATACGGCGGCGCACCAATTGCCATTCCGCGTCTTGTCGAAGCCATAGAGCTTTTTGGGCCGTTGTTCATGCAGCTCTACGGTCAGACTGAGGCGCCAACCTGCATCGCTTACCTGGCACGAGGCCAGCATGTGCTGGATCGGCCAGATCGACTGGGATCGTGTGGAGTGCCACTGGCCAGCGTGGATATCCAACTCATTGATGCCAATGGCGCGCCTGTCGCCACCGGGGAATGCGGGGAAATCTGTGTTCGTGGGGCCTTTGTGATGCAGGGCTATTGGCGTCGTGAATCAGACACCGCAGAAGCTATACGTGATGGCTGGCTTCGCACCGGCGACGTGGGACGCTTTGATGACGACGGCTACCTGAGCATCGTCGATCGCACAAAGGACATGATCATCACGGGCGGCTTCAATGTCTACCCAAATGAAATTGAGCAGGTGATCGCAGATGTTCCCGGGGTTCTCGCCTGCGGCGTGGTAGGCATCGACGATCCGTATTGGGGTGAGGCCGTGACGGCATTCGTTGTCTCCACTGACCCGGCCAATCCACCTGATCGAGCCCAGATCACGCGCGTTGTCAGAGAGCGCCGCGGTGTAGCCGCCGTTCCCAAGCGCATTGAATTCATCGACGCCTTGCCGATGACCCCGATCGGCAAGATCGACAAGAAAGTGCTGCGGCTATGGCGGCCAGAAGCCGTGGAGTCGCATTCGTGA
- a CDS encoding MFS transporter — protein MTTSTEAGATVSARAGWWAAVLFTVAAMVSYTDRFILSLLVDPIERELGMSDAQFSIIVGAAFAIFYTAMGVAAGWLADRHNRKRMIIIGILIWSAATIATGFARDFGTMAILRVAVGTGEAMLMPAAVSMLANMFPPERRSMPLALLMLGMIAGNGFAFLLGGALVELVSHQAFIGLPVLGDLSGWRVVMVIAGTPGIFLAAAMASSIREPVRAVSRPPNSLAEPLAWLWRHRRQLGPIYLGCAALSLGDFALVSWAPSLMIRSYGVSTSSTGFTFGLLAILAGSLSALAGGLSPVD, from the coding sequence GTGACGACCTCGACCGAAGCCGGAGCGACTGTCTCCGCCCGAGCTGGCTGGTGGGCCGCTGTGCTGTTCACCGTCGCAGCCATGGTTTCCTACACTGACCGCTTCATATTATCGCTGCTCGTTGATCCGATCGAGCGCGAACTCGGCATGAGCGACGCTCAGTTCAGCATTATCGTGGGAGCAGCATTTGCGATCTTCTACACTGCCATGGGTGTTGCCGCAGGTTGGCTGGCAGACCGCCATAATCGCAAACGCATGATCATCATCGGAATACTCATCTGGAGCGCCGCAACGATTGCAACTGGCTTCGCTCGAGATTTCGGCACGATGGCCATCTTGCGCGTTGCCGTTGGCACAGGCGAGGCAATGCTCATGCCTGCAGCGGTATCGATGCTCGCCAATATGTTTCCGCCCGAGCGGCGGAGCATGCCGTTGGCGCTGCTGATGTTGGGCATGATCGCCGGCAATGGTTTTGCCTTCCTCTTAGGCGGAGCACTGGTTGAGCTGGTCAGTCACCAGGCCTTCATCGGGCTGCCTGTGCTGGGCGACCTTTCTGGGTGGCGCGTCGTCATGGTGATTGCTGGCACGCCCGGAATCTTCCTTGCCGCAGCGATGGCCTCCTCCATCCGCGAACCAGTGCGCGCTGTCAGCCGACCGCCCAACTCGCTGGCAGAGCCGCTGGCGTGGCTTTGGCGGCACCGAAGACAACTCGGCCCCATCTATCTCGGATGTGCAGCTCTCTCGCTCGGCGATTTCGCGCTGGTCAGCTGGGCGCCTTCGCTGATGATCCGCAGCTATGGTGTCTCGACCTCTTCGACCGGGTTCACCTTTGGTCTCCTTGCCATCCTTGCCGGATCGCTAAGCGCGCTAGCCGGGGGGCTGTCGCCGGTCGACTGA
- a CDS encoding nuclear transport factor 2 family protein: MDLLMSEQNTIRLLDPVIRQLERFNAHDADGFAACFTIDARFEQLTGPPVAVGRAEIVQVYKQLFARVPSLRMELIGRMIRDNYVVDHELGEGDPTRGPDGRFETIVAYRVAGDYIDRVWFIR; this comes from the coding sequence ATGGATCTGCTCATGTCAGAACAAAATACGATCCGACTTCTGGATCCGGTAATTCGCCAATTGGAACGATTCAACGCCCATGATGCGGACGGCTTTGCGGCCTGTTTCACAATCGATGCGCGTTTCGAACAATTGACGGGCCCGCCGGTGGCCGTGGGCCGCGCGGAGATCGTACAGGTCTATAAGCAGTTGTTTGCCAGGGTCCCCAGCCTTCGGATGGAGCTCATCGGGCGGATGATCCGCGACAACTACGTCGTTGATCATGAACTTGGCGAAGGTGACCCGACGCGCGGCCCGGATGGTCGCTTCGAGACCATAGTCGCCTATCGTGTCGCTGGCGATTACATCGATAGGGTCTGGTTTATCCGCTAG